A single genomic interval of Blattabacterium sp. (Nauphoeta cinerea) harbors:
- the lepB gene encoding signal peptidase I, with protein MFQYFIFSGIFLFFEHVIHILGTWRFYKKLGVKSWKILIPVYNIFVLLKIYRRSIWWIFLLFIPLTSIMLIFILWMDLFFNFLKKTKKILFYFFYLQDYIFIINFFKKIQIQKIENIRKKEDNIGILLAFIFSFITHTYIVQPFVIPTSSMEKTLLVGDFILVSKIHYGLRMPISPIFMPFTHNNIIGNIKSYISIFQWPYFRFPSIQSVQRNDIVVFNFPKDSNHKIIDRKDHYIKRCIGLPGDLVYIRKGILFVNHKKEKPFSEKQQSYLIKTVNIPLNIEYLKNKMDIKDIEYVGEQNDEYFYQIMLNEEKADQIKNLFENMVFIKKNILPISFKEHCIFHTDWNRDFFGPLHIPKKGEFLKLDKKNIHIYNEIFTYEKVKKFDIISKKFYKIKNNYYFMMGDNRHNSFDSRYWGFVPEDHIVGKPIFIWMSIDWNRENPLNIFHWKFRGNRIMRTIDGKHSYLSLFFLFSFVYLIYFLFQNDKS; from the coding sequence ATGTTCCAATATTTTATTTTTAGTGGTATTTTTTTATTTTTTGAACATGTTATTCATATTTTAGGAACATGGAGGTTTTATAAAAAATTAGGGGTAAAATCTTGGAAAATTTTAATTCCTGTATATAATATTTTTGTTCTTTTAAAAATTTATAGAAGATCTATATGGTGGATTTTTCTATTGTTTATTCCATTAACTAGTATAATGTTAATTTTTATTCTGTGGATGGATTTGTTTTTCAATTTTTTAAAAAAAACGAAAAAAATATTATTTTATTTTTTTTATCTGCAGGATTATATATTTATTATAAATTTTTTTAAAAAAATTCAAATTCAAAAAATTGAAAATATAAGAAAAAAAGAAGATAATATAGGAATTTTATTAGCATTTATTTTTTCTTTTATAACTCATACTTATATAGTTCAGCCTTTTGTCATTCCCACCTCTTCTATGGAAAAAACTTTATTGGTAGGAGATTTTATACTAGTTAGTAAAATTCATTATGGCTTACGAATGCCTATATCACCTATTTTTATGCCTTTTACACACAATAATATCATTGGAAATATAAAATCTTATATTTCTATTTTTCAATGGCCTTATTTTCGTTTTCCTTCCATTCAATCTGTACAAAGAAACGATATAGTCGTTTTTAATTTTCCTAAAGATTCTAATCATAAGATAATAGATCGAAAAGATCATTATATTAAACGTTGTATAGGATTACCAGGAGATTTAGTCTATATTAGGAAAGGAATTTTATTTGTGAATCATAAAAAAGAAAAACCTTTTTCAGAAAAACAACAATCTTATTTGATTAAGACGGTAAATATTCCTTTAAATATAGAATATTTAAAAAATAAAATGGATATAAAAGATATTGAATATGTCGGAGAACAAAATGATGAATATTTTTATCAAATAATGTTAAATGAAGAAAAAGCAGATCAAATAAAAAATTTATTTGAAAATATGGTTTTTATAAAAAAAAATATTCTTCCTATTTCTTTTAAAGAACATTGTATATTTCACACTGATTGGAATAGAGATTTTTTTGGTCCATTACACATACCTAAAAAAGGAGAATTTTTGAAATTAGATAAAAAAAATATTCATATTTATAATGAAATTTTTACTTATGAAAAAGTTAAAAAATTCGATATAATTTCAAAAAAATTTTATAAAATAAAAAACAATTATTATTTTATGATGGGGGATAATAGACATAACTCATTTGATTCTCGTTATTGGGGTTTTGTTCCAGAAGATCATATAGTAGGGAAACCTATATTTATATGGATGAGCATCGATTGGAATAGAGAAAATCCTTTAAATATATTTCACTGGAAATTTAGGGGAAATCGTATAATGAGAACAATAGACGGAAAACATTCTTATTTATCTTTATTTTTTTTATTTTCATTTGTATATTTAATTTATTTTTTGTTTCAAAACGATAAGTCATAA
- the dapB gene encoding 4-hydroxy-tetrahydrodipicolinate reductase, producing MNIAIIGYGKMGKAIEKIAKVRNHKISLCYDGTPSVHLLNDSNSDVAIEFSQPHSAFNNVKICIENNIPIVSGTTGWLEKFEVIKKICQKKNGSFLYSSNFSIGMNIFFDINKKLSKLLHLYSKDYEVTIEEIHHKEKIDKPSGTALSLAKDIVNNKMKKTWILDKKKKDQDKILILSKRFNNVPGIHVVKYESKIEDIKIQHKAHSRVGFALGAVIAAEWIQNKKGIFSMKEVLGI from the coding sequence ATGAATATAGCAATAATAGGATATGGAAAAATGGGAAAAGCTATAGAAAAAATAGCTAAAGTTAGAAATCATAAAATTTCATTATGTTATGATGGAACCCCTTCTGTCCATTTATTGAATGATTCAAATTCAGATGTAGCAATAGAATTTAGTCAACCCCATTCTGCATTTAACAATGTAAAAATTTGTATAGAAAATAATATTCCTATAGTAAGTGGAACTACAGGATGGTTGGAAAAATTTGAAGTTATTAAAAAAATATGCCAAAAAAAAAATGGATCTTTTTTATATTCTTCCAATTTTAGTATTGGGATGAATATTTTTTTCGATATTAATAAAAAATTATCTAAACTGTTACATTTATATTCTAAAGATTATGAAGTAACAATAGAAGAGATTCACCATAAAGAAAAAATAGATAAACCGAGTGGAACGGCTCTTTCCTTAGCAAAGGATATAGTGAATAACAAAATGAAAAAAACATGGATTTTGGACAAAAAAAAAAAAGATCAAGATAAAATTTTAATCCTTTCAAAAAGATTCAATAATGTACCAGGAATACACGTTGTAAAATATGAATCTAAAATAGAGGACATCAAAATACAGCATAAAGCTCATAGTAGAGTTGGATTTGCTTTGGGTGCTGTTATTGCAGCAGAATGGATACAAAATAAAAAAGGTATTTTTTCTATGAAAGAGGTTTTAGGTATATAG
- the ilvA gene encoding threonine ammonia-lyase produces the protein MNNKLKGYFPSYKEIVKAQNILKDIIYETPLQKNYLLSEKYKANIFLKREDLQIIRSYKIRGAYNKIISLSNTELELKKGVICASAGNHAQGVAYSCNILKIPGKIYMPSTTPKQKVERVKMFGKEYVEIVLIGDTFDAVSFEAMKDCKKNSKIFIHPFDDIKIIEGQATVGVEILKQSISDIDYIFIPIGGGGLASGVGSHFHEFSPKTKIIGVEPEGAPSMSCSLKTGKIVELKMIDRFIDGASVKKVGELNFNICNQTLFDIITVPEGKVCTTILDLYNLEAIVAEPAGALSIAALDFYSDKIKGKTIVCILSGGNNDITRTEEIRERSLLYEEKKHYFIVKFPQRAGALKEFVNNILGPKDDIAYFEYSKKTSKEEGPAVIGIELSDKNEFSGLLGKMKKHKVHFEYLNKNPDLFRILI, from the coding sequence TTGAATAATAAGTTAAAAGGATATTTTCCTTCTTATAAAGAAATAGTCAAAGCCCAAAATATTTTAAAAGATATTATTTATGAAACTCCATTACAAAAAAATTATCTTTTATCAGAAAAATATAAAGCTAATATTTTTCTAAAAAGAGAAGACTTACAAATTATACGTTCATATAAAATTAGAGGAGCTTATAACAAAATTATAAGTTTATCTAATACAGAACTAGAACTAAAAAAAGGAGTTATTTGTGCTAGTGCAGGAAATCATGCACAAGGAGTCGCTTATTCTTGTAACATATTAAAAATACCTGGAAAAATTTACATGCCTAGCACTACTCCAAAACAAAAAGTAGAAAGAGTAAAAATGTTTGGGAAAGAGTATGTAGAAATTGTTCTGATCGGAGACACTTTTGATGCAGTTAGTTTTGAAGCTATGAAAGATTGTAAAAAAAATTCCAAAATTTTTATTCATCCTTTTGATGACATTAAAATTATTGAAGGACAAGCTACTGTTGGGGTAGAGATTTTGAAACAATCTATTTCGGACATAGATTATATTTTTATTCCTATTGGGGGAGGAGGATTAGCTTCTGGAGTAGGAAGTCATTTTCATGAATTTAGTCCTAAAACTAAAATTATAGGAGTAGAGCCTGAAGGAGCTCCTTCTATGAGTTGTTCTTTAAAAACAGGAAAAATCGTTGAATTAAAAATGATAGATAGATTTATTGATGGAGCTTCAGTTAAAAAAGTGGGAGAATTGAATTTCAATATATGCAATCAAACATTATTTGATATCATAACTGTTCCAGAAGGAAAAGTTTGCACAACGATTTTGGATTTATATAATTTAGAAGCTATCGTTGCAGAACCAGCTGGGGCTCTTTCAATCGCCGCTTTAGATTTTTATTCTGATAAAATAAAAGGGAAAACTATTGTTTGTATTTTAAGTGGAGGAAATAATGATATTACTAGAACGGAAGAAATAAGAGAAAGATCCCTTTTGTATGAAGAAAAAAAACATTATTTTATTGTAAAATTTCCTCAAAGAGCCGGGGCTTTAAAAGAATTTGTTAATAATATTTTAGGCCCCAAAGATGATATTGCCTATTTTGAATATTCCAAAAAAACTTCTAAAGAAGAAGGACCAGCAGTGATAGGAATAGAATTATCAGATAAAAATGAGTTTTCTGGATTACTAGGAAAAATGAAGAAACATAAAGTTCATTTTGAATATTTAAATAAAAATCCAGATTTATTCCGAATTCTTATATAA
- the ilvC gene encoding ketol-acid reductoisomerase, with product MKIKFGSVEETIITRNEFPLSKAIKILKKETISVLGYGVQGPGQSLNLRDNGFEVIVGQRKHSYSWNKALKDGWIEGKNLFSLEEASERGTIIMYLLSDAGQISFWPTLSKYLIKGKSLYFSHGFGLTFCNQTKIYPSKNIDIFLVAPKGSGTSLRRLFKQGKGINSSYAIYQDYSGNSLEKTLSIGIGIGSGYLFETNFKNEVYSDLVGERGTLMGAIQGIFAAQYQILREKGHSPSESFNETVEELTQSLMPLVSEEGMDWMYANCSTTAQRGALDWWKKFRDATFPVFQELYHEVYSGNEAKRIIKTNSDINYRKKLQKELQDLRQSELWKVGSIIRNLRPKKKDHN from the coding sequence ATGAAAATTAAATTTGGATCTGTAGAAGAAACCATTATTACAAGAAACGAATTTCCTTTATCTAAAGCTATAAAAATTTTAAAAAAAGAAACTATTTCTGTTCTAGGTTATGGAGTTCAAGGCCCTGGACAATCTTTAAATTTAAGAGATAATGGATTTGAAGTAATAGTAGGACAAAGGAAACATTCTTATTCTTGGAATAAAGCGTTAAAAGATGGATGGATAGAAGGGAAAAATCTTTTTTCTTTGGAAGAAGCATCTGAAAGAGGGACTATAATTATGTATTTATTATCAGATGCAGGTCAAATTTCGTTTTGGCCTACTCTTAGTAAATATTTAATTAAAGGAAAATCTTTATATTTTTCACATGGATTTGGATTAACTTTTTGCAATCAAACAAAAATATATCCCTCTAAAAATATAGATATTTTTTTAGTTGCCCCCAAAGGATCAGGAACCAGTTTGAGAAGACTTTTCAAACAAGGAAAAGGAATTAATTCTAGTTATGCTATTTATCAGGATTATAGTGGAAATAGCTTAGAAAAAACTTTATCAATTGGAATTGGAATAGGATCTGGATATTTATTTGAGACGAATTTTAAAAATGAAGTGTATTCTGATTTAGTAGGAGAAAGAGGAACTTTAATGGGAGCTATACAAGGAATTTTTGCGGCACAATATCAAATATTGAGAGAAAAAGGACATTCTCCTTCAGAATCTTTTAACGAAACCGTAGAAGAATTAACTCAAAGCTTGATGCCATTAGTATCTGAAGAAGGAATGGATTGGATGTATGCTAATTGTTCTACAACTGCACAAAGAGGTGCTTTAGATTGGTGGAAAAAATTTAGAGATGCAACTTTTCCAGTATTTCAAGAATTATATCATGAAGTTTATTCTGGTAACGAAGCGAAAAGAATCATTAAAACTAATAGTGATATAAATTATAGAAAGAAATTACAAAAAGAATTGCAAGATCTGAGACAAAGTGAATTGTGGAAAGTAGGATCCATAATTCGTAATCTTAGACCGAAAAAAAAAGATCATAATTAG
- a CDS encoding acetolactate synthase small subunit, whose translation MKHQFRIIILGEKETRLLSRILIILNRINLKTNHINASSNNDKKTISNDVQYVVDLECEEEQLFKIKKLIEKLIGIIHVYYYKLKDKNSRKNSCKKMDFPLVTY comes from the coding sequence ATGAAGCATCAATTCAGAATAATAATTTTAGGAGAAAAAGAAACAAGATTATTGAGTAGAATTCTTATTATATTAAACAGAATAAATTTAAAAACTAATCATATTAATGCGTCTAGCAATAATGATAAAAAAACAATTAGTAATGATGTTCAATATGTTGTTGATTTAGAATGCGAAGAAGAACAATTATTTAAAATCAAAAAATTAATTGAAAAATTAATTGGAATTATTCATGTTTACTATTACAAACTCAAAGATAAAAATTCTAGAAAAAATTCATGTAAAAAAATGGATTTCCCATTAGTCACATATTAA